The sequence below is a genomic window from Bactrocera neohumeralis isolate Rockhampton chromosome 4, APGP_CSIRO_Bneo_wtdbg2-racon-allhic-juicebox.fasta_v2, whole genome shotgun sequence.
gttattgagtgcaaacgaacggacacttgccctatgctacgaaagatgtcgctgaaaattcaaagcaaattcaaaacaaaaatcagctgttatttaagcactgcttaagtctccccttttcagtacttaagcattacataagtatgaactgtaaaacaatattttcctgttttatcttaagtacaacataagtatggactgtgaaaccgggcataagtCTTACTTCCGAAATGctatgagaaggctttatgggAGCAGATGTGAGAATTAGACCATGGGCGCGGCACCGCCcaattttaggtgaaatcaaATGTCTCGCGACCcgcccgaccgatttcaaccaaatttacgGTGTGTGTCATTccattaacatttttatgtcaGAGTGTCAAAATTGACGGAAtcagactacaaccacgcctacagaaaattctaagaaagttttgccaagaaaccatgggtctaaaattaatttccagtTCACGCAGAGCGACTTTAGATTTTGAGGTCACacttattaaattgtactcAAAAACCTATACTTTCATAAGAAGCGATCCGGAAAATTGTGCTTGGTTTCTTCGATTATAACGAAAGTTTGTGCTTCTATGTATGCAGCATACAGATAttcccatatttttttaaaaaattctaaaattgtggaaaataccgtggatctaaaataaaattttatgattgtagttaagttttcaaaaaaaataaatgtttttgtggTGCAAGTTACAGACAATGGTTTTTTTTGCTGATGACTGGGAATCTTTtctagttttagtttttttaggttttaaagTCTTTTTTGGATTCCATGCGTGGCGTTGTAGTACGACTTTCTATAGTTACGGCCATGATATCGTCTCTATTCTTTGCAATAGCGCGTCGGGAAACTGTTGTCAGAAGCTGTACACAACGCTTAGTTGCTTGGGTATGACATGAAATCCCTAGGTCAGGAAGCGGCGGATCAACAGATTCAATAAACTGCAACAAGTGTTCGTATGGAATGTTTGCTGAGAATGGAGGCTCAGACAAAACACTGTCATCATCTAGGTCAAGCAGATCAAAGTTGTCTGagcattcaaaatttattgtgTGCTTTTTATTATAAACCCTTTGATTAGTCGGATCACAAACTTTATCACGATAATGTAGTATCTTTTTTATGACTCTTCCGCGAACATACATTTTCAGGATGAGCGAAATATGAACTATTTTGGATTACAGTGTTAACAATTTCTCGCAGCGTTGGTGGTAAATATCGCGTGGactgtataaatttaaaaaaacacgaGACTGCCGTATACAACTGAGTTATAGAACTTAATGTTAAAGTACATCGGAACGTAAACTTTCATTATGTAAGTTGCCAAGGTTTTTAAATTCGCTGATGTGATGATGACAACTAGTTAATCACGTATAAACGTAAGAGTCTGCTTGCCTTTGTTTGCCATCGAGAGTGCACAATTTGTCCCGGTTTCATACTGGCTAAATTTTCGAGGCAGAAACCATCACAAACTACATTTGCCATTCGATACAAGTACTGAACGTCAGTCGAGAGCGTTTTTTCATGAATGGGTGGAGGCATATCTCCCAACGAAATCGCCTCAAAGTCGGGTACAGCCTAcagaaagattttatttatttagctcagatcaaaatataaatgtgaggctctttaaaacaattgtttgcTTACAGCCATCTGCTCGCATGTTTCGATTTGCTTTGTTATTATCCCACTAGCTGTGCGCGGCCCGCTTGTAGTGGACTTTTCCAATGCGGAGAACAAGTGAAGAAGTGGAAGTTCATTAAAGtgtaataaacaaacaaaccagTGCAATGGTCTATTTAACTTGACTTCGAATCTTCGAATTCCATTTTCAGAACTTGTGTTTGTTGCTTCTCCATCACAGCAAATTCCAATCAGTCTCTCAAAggacatatttttttctatagggAACTCGCACAATTGCCTCTGTTTTGTTTTAGCGTCCTCGGCGTCGACTTTTACGTAGCCCAACAATCTGCTCGCAGGCTCTTTAAGAACCACTAAATGTGATTCTTTAACCAAAAGCGATGTGGCCAAAAAAGAAGCAACCATATTACCGATTCCAAACCTATCGCACGCCATAGCGAAATGAGGTATATCGTACCTTTtgggattaatttttttttcgacgaACTTGGCTCTCTTGCAGTTGGCATGACAAACATCACCTCTGATTCAACATCCATATTTGTTGAGACAGGAAAAAAAGTTGGATCAAGACTAGTTGGCGCCAGTGTTGATTGTTGGTCAACAGCAATCGCCTCGAATTCGGGAATGGTTGCTTAGTTTCCGATCCTCTCATTGACCATTTAAATAATAAGGTATTTCCCTCGcgttgattcttgcaagttataagagtataaaatgttcggttgcacccgaatttagcGCTTTCTGACTTGTTTCAGACATATGATTTTCGTTTGTTAGCTAAAATGTGCCGAACAAATTTCACGCGAGAGCTGAAGACCATCCGGGAAAGTGcccataaaaaatgttttgacgattggaagaagcgttggcacatgtgcatcgcttcaaatggatgttactttgaaggcgaaaaaataaatttggatgttgtcttaaaaattttcgttttatttataaactaccgatactttcttgacagagGGATATTAAATAATGGtccagcggtgttaaatcgcacgatcttAGAAGCCAATCCTCTGGCCCACGACGCGAGTTACTAAGagacttaataaataaattggttGTTTCCTGGTTGTATGGCATATAACGACGTTTTGTTGGAAACAAATGTCGCTCATATCAATATGTTTCGATTtaaacaagaagaagaaaagtcaTTAATCTTGGCTATAATAATCATCCCCATTAACTGGAACATTATGGCCtgcttaatttttgaagaaatatggatcaatCATACCCTCTGCCCATAGAGCACAGCAAAAAGCGACTTTCTGAGGATGTAACGGCGTCTCTGGCAGGACGCATTATCCACTACAGTAACAAATATattaatggaaatatttttgaaaatctgcCAGCGCTACATTTTCGTAAAAAGATGTACACCAAGGCCGCCATTTTCCATGAAAGTTAGGTCAAGCAAAGACAAGGCCTAaaaagttgttgttgatgtACCAACACACCTGTTGGTCtccaatataatttattttttccttgtacaaatatatttagctCGCatgagtataatagttttttcacaaaacGGTTGTGCGTATTACCTCAATCTAATCGAGATAGATttagtgtacatatataaatgatcaggataggTGTGTCCCCGCCCACTAGTaggtttaataaatatttccaccaaattctattaatttatttcagcaATAACTTGGCCAGTACAAATCCTTTCGAAACCTGATGATAATCccgcccactccccatataatcATTTTCAGTATAAAACTCAAGCGCCAATGAATATATCGTGGAAAAACCTTGCATAAATAGTAACATCGCCAGTCTAAAAGTGGTCGTATTATAATTGCTCAAGGACAAAGGTTCCGAAAATGGTGGACTCCATTGCATAGGGATGCCATTTTACCGAAATATTGGTCAACAGAATGTCAAAATGCAtatacttattaaaaaaaacttcgccttaaaagtCGCCAgttcgaaaccggttttagatcCATAATCTCTGAGGCAAAGTtatcagaatgatccgtagaacatcTCTCGCATACGTGTTTTTCCGGTTTTTGGCTCTCTATAAATCGATCCACTATATACGGATATAGGAATTTATGTGCATATGCTTAAGCGGTGCTCTCATAGAGGTGAATAGCCCAAGTCATGCTCACGGTCATCTGGTTTTGAACAGTGTGCTCCAAACAGTCATCCATCACgatttcatcgaataataaatgTCGAATATTTTCGGGATATTTTTTTACCCTAAACAAAGATATATTTAGTtttcaggaagtttgtaacCCTCAGAAAGAAACGTTAGGGactaatttaatattaacaatatttggaggatggagtcatatgtagaagttcacgcaagtgaggaaagttctctgattgacattcacttgggagtggccagaaacgattcttctaCATagggctcaagcagctcacgacttgcagtctttgactaagtatcctctgggtagccaaagaacatccgtttgaagacgagctaaagtgagaaggcgaaacaacCCCTCCACTGGGTtctgcgctgggtttggggccCGCCAAACGCTCGCAAAAGGAGAaaaagcctcggaagagaaacccctcttttgatgcaCACGAAGTAAGAATTACGATTTgagagcatgcacctggaatatcctatcccttaattgggaaggtgtcctcgtgaaaataaaggctgacatcaccggacgggacaaggactgagacgagtaggtccctgtggcatttactacagtggccatataaaggaaagaaaatttgatgtgggagagagactccgccATCGAGaactgtcattcactccggtggatgaacgtttaGCCACAATGCGCAGTTCTTCAAcaaatcgctgatttgcgccctcGCCCCGACGGAAcagaaagacgatgtgaccataaatgtcttctatgagcgcttggagcgcacctgtGAGCactgcccccgccacgaagCCAAAATGGTGCTTTGGCAAcagggtggacaaagaaggtatatttagCACAATTATCGGCAAATTTAGCCTCCATAATGAATCAACATCAAATGGGTTGAGCGACTTCGCCGAagaccgaaatatggttattttccaggatagaaaaattcatttagCTACCTGGATTTTTTCGGCCACCAACCAtcgatcgatcatgttgtgatagacggaagacacgtcttcagtgttttagacgtgcgttcACTCCGAGGTGCATCAAAAAacgcacatcaacaaacacaaggaaggctcGGCcttgatccttgcaagttgcgagAGTATTCTGCTACATCCGAACTTATCACATCCTACTTTTTCAGttacaatttttccaaattagcatacaattttcattaaaaacataAGTATAAACAATATATACTCAACTCTCAATTACTTTAAATCTTTCTAAAAACCTTTCCTGCCACTTTATTGTAAACTCCAAAACATAGGgcgataaaatatatttaagcgaACTCATATGTGTGAGAGTACTTTCATAAAATGTTCGGGATTATTTACGCTCTCGTAAAATTGTCACACTTCCGAGGCTtattgttccttttcattgggagtgtttttttacgtggcgggtcccaaacacaGCGCACAACATGAGGGGATGTTTCGactttcactttagctcgccttcgaacggatgatTTTAggccagaggatacttggtcaaagaccggaagttgtgagctgcttgaaccatgtgtaaaagaatcgtttctggccactcccaagtgaatggcgatcagagaactttcctcacttgcgtgaacttctacacaagaCTCCATCcttcggccgagctattcaaacacggcggcgaagaactgatgaggagcatgcatcagcttctttgtaaaatatggtcggacgaaagcatgcccaacgattgggatttaagtgtgctatgcccaatccataaaaatggagaccccacaatctgcgccaactaccgtgggattagccacatataaggttctatcgagcgtattgtgtgaaagattaaagcccaccgtcaacaaactgattgaccttatcagtgtggctttagacctggcaaatcaacaaccgaccagatagtcaccatgcgccaaatcttggaaaagacccgtgaaaggagaatcgacacacaccacctctttgtcgatttcaaagctggtttcagacaaggcgactccatatcgtgcgacttcttcaacctgcttctggagaaaataattcgagctgcagaactaaatagagtgGTACCTTCTCttctatcttctataagagtgtacagttgctggcgtatgccgattatattgatataatcggcatcaacacccgcgccgttagatctgctttctccaggctgtacaaggaagcacagaaaatttgtctggcagtgaacgagggcaagacgaaatatctcctctcatcaaacaaacagtcgtcgcactcgcgacttggctctcacgtcactgttgacagtcataactttgaagttgtagataatttcgtctatttaggaaccagtattaacaccaccagcAATGTcggcctggaaatccaacgcaggataacttttGTCAacagtgctacttcggactgagtaggcaattgaaaagtaaagtcctctctcgacgaacaaaagccaaactctataagtcgctcataattcccgtcctgctgtatggtgcagaggcttggacgatgacaacaaagagagagagagaaaagttctgagaAAGACttaacactccagctctgaaagcattcgacgcagtacccgccgggggaagtagaagaagaggaagacctccactccgttggaaggacctggcttcgcttggaatatccaattggcgccacgtagcgaaaagaagaaacgactggcgcgctgttgttaactcggctataatcgcgtaagcggtgtctacgccaattaagaagaagaaaattgtcACACACTGTTACTTATCGATTCCTCTTATTTTTCGTGCGTGAAACATGTTAATTCTTATCTCTGGTGACACATTGAAACAGTCGTCTCAACTTCATAAGTTGCATGCTCTATTTCTttatatggctttatgttcttACAATAAAGTAAAACGCTACATACAGAACTACCCACTGTATTTCATTCCATTACACTCAACCATCTAATGTAAAGCTTAATCCTaatttctcttttctcttttaCATAATTTCATGTCTGACGCGATCTTGCGATGCCTTAGTtatatcgatcagtttgtatgtatgtatggcaagCCAAGCTAAATTTATCCGAAATCGGCGGATCTGACAAACGAGCAGCATCGTGAtaaaaaaggacgtgtgcaaattATCAGATCGTGCATATATAGATTTGCCggacatatatattttatagggtcttctcAAGTGCAGTCAACAGGATTAGTTTAGAAAACTGTTCTTCTCACGATAACAAGATGACTCCTGTGGTCCTCAGAATTTGACCCACACATTGAGGTCTACATGTCCTCTGCTGATAAACATACTGAACTTTTTTCAGTACCTACAAATTCCGCTTCACACATTATCCTAAGCAgcagctcctctcaaaaaatcttagaaaaaccaaaacgtcaaaaaatcaaaaaccaatTTCCAATGAAGAGCTCCAATCGCCATCTACACATCCATACTTGTTCGCGACTAACCAAATGTACCCCACTAATTTTACCGTTCACCAACACAAACGGTGCCAAGTGAGCTCAGCTCTGTCTCATTATCAAAGAAGGTATTTAATGAAACTGAACCATTTCAAAAGTgttatttatgttgtttaatGGTGTCGGTATATCATAAATATAGTTCTTTATGATAACCATTATTATCTACCATGTGATAATGTccaatttctatttatttaaaatgactGTGGAGAATACATAAAGCTATGTCATATCGAACCCGTAAATTATatgttaatttttggaatttctaCAACAATCAAAACCTTTATTACAGTTGCTATTTCATATCCCTAAGCTTAGTTACTGCTACTCAAACAAAGTTTGCGTATTATACGAATACACCCTTCTTCTAAAGACATTTGCTCTGGGTACCAATCTCACGAAGTGAAATCGTATAAATAGCACAGCTGAATGTCTCAGGAAGGTTATTTTGTAAAGTAAATTCGCGAAGATGTGCAGACAACAATGGTTTTCGTTGCTTTTAGCTTTGCTGCTAATTTACTGTGGTCTCGGTGCCAGTACAGCAAGCATTGCGGGAAACGATGACCTGTGTAAGAAATATTTACCGTCGAACTGCAATGAAGCAGTTCATTTGGCGGGGAGCAAAGCTAAAAGtggaatatataaaattggatTGCCACTGCCACAAGGTGCTGTTAAAGAGTTCTATGTTAACTGTTTGCTGGATCCATTGGGTGGAGAAGCCTGGACGCTAATACAACGACGACAAGATAAATCTATAGACTTTTATCGTGGCTGGAAAGAGTACAAGAACGGCTTTGGCAACTTAAATACGAATTTCTTTATTGGTCTCGATAAATTACATGCCATAACGGAATCACAGTTGCACGAATTATGGATCGAGTTGAAGGATTTCGACGGTGTGGAGAAGCATGCCATGTACGACAGTATTGCCATTGCCGATGAAAGCCAAAAATATGCATTGAATATTTTAGGCACATATTCGGGCACAGCAGGTGACGCCTTAACTGAGCCACACGGTGGCGCTAAGTTCAGCACATTCGATCAGAATAATAGCGAGCGTGGTGTCAATTGCGCAGACTTATATAAAGGCGCTTGGTGGTATGGAAAGAATGGTTGCCACAAAAGgtgaatttacatatttactaatacaagcacatataaaaataaaaatttggctgGCGTTTCTCTCAACTTACAGCAACTTAAATGGACTCTACCATAATGGCTACTTTGATACTTATGCTGAAGGTATAGTTTGGTCGAATTGGCATGGATTCAACTATTCTCTGAAATATGTGCATATGGCAATTAGACCGAAAGATCTGCGTATCGGTAATGAATTGGTGAACTAAACTTGGAATAATATGTAATAATGGCGTGGTGACAAAGCCTTTAGGAAGACATAAGATGCAAGCACCCGGATTACATCACCGCAACATTCCAAACCCAAACCAAACAATGACGGCAAGCTGCAGGTCTGTTCGTCAGCACGAAGTCAACCCAACTACTAGTATATTTAGATAAGTAAACATTATAATAGAATATaaacgaataataataaaaatacaaagcaaaatgtcaaataaagtgaaatgattcggattaaataaattgtagttGTTCTTGGAGCTAGGGACCGTTATGCTTGCTCGTCAACGAACGAATGTCTCTCACTTGCAAACTGTCGGTGACAATATGTTCGCCGGAAGTGGTGTATTCTGAACGTTgaacttgtttttaaatctGTAAAATAGTTTCAAAGCCCATTCAATTCAAACAAGTAAACAACAAATATGTCGCCTTTGTAATATTcggttgtcaaaaaaggcttgcggtatttttattgaattttcaattgttcataaaattgGTTGCAATAATGCGATTCAAGTCAAATATACGCCGTTTTGTTTGATGACGCGTTCCCAACGAGATGCCAACTTCATAATGCCCCTCTCATAGAAGCTCGCTtccctattggcaaaaaactcggAGAGCCAATTTTCACAGGACTCTCTTGCGGCGAACTTCAGACTACCAagcgcgttcgccatggacagaaacaggtggtaatcacttggtgcgagatccggactatacggtggatgcaaaagaacctcccatccgagctcccggagcttctggcgcgtcactaaaaatgtgtgtggcctggcgttgtcctgatggaaaacAATTCGGCCTCTGTTGATCAAAGATGGCCTCTTCTGCATGAGTGCtgccttcaagcggtccagttgttggcAGTCCAGGCTTGGCCACCGTCTGGGCCGCTTCACCGcttttcgaccacgaccgtttgcgCCTTACGTTATCGTAAGtgatccacttttcatcgccagtcaccatacgcttcaaaaacgggtcgattttgttgcgattcagaaGCGATTCGCATGCGTCGATACGGTCAAAgatgtttttttgcgtcaattcgtgtggcacccatacatcgagcttcttagtgactccaagcttcttcaaatggtttataacggtttgatgactcatgtccagctcttgaccgatgctacggctggtactatgccggtctctttcgaccaattcagcgattttatcgcaattttcgacgacaggccttccggagagtggcgcatcttcgaccacctctacaccagaacgaaaacgttgaaaccatcgttgtgcggtggaaatggaactgtatcgggtccataaactgcacaaattttgttggcggcttgagatgcatttttgcctttatcctAGTAGTACtataaaatatgccgtattttctctttattttgctccatgtttgcgacgctataactcacgaacgacttaaaacgacaatcaatcaagcaagtgttagcgcgtgaaatgagctttccaaaaaggtatagcatgacccgatgcgacgaataaaactagaactacgcgctttcagcgccaactagcgaaaataccgcaagacttttctgtcaacataaccttgaaaCTTGACCttttttgacgtgtttttttcgacTTTGGATCACCTTTGCCATGATATTCaaccgattgatcgtctgctCCCGGGTGGTAAGCATGGAtctaagactcatcgccagtaatagcACGTTTCATAATATTCTAGTAGTAAAAAGGCATCgtttcacagatgttaacgCGACTGTTTTTGGAACCAAAACGTGCTCTCATTTTTCTAATGCcaatctttcaaaatatttttcacggatcctttcgatatttcaACGGTGGCAGTAATATCTCTGACTGTGAATTGTCGATTCCCAAGCCCCAATTCCTTTACTATATTGACgagttgatcatcagttgatgctgATGGCCGTCATTAAGGTGGTTCGTCGTGTACGCGTTCTCAACGCTCTTTGAGTAATTTGTCAAAATTGCTGAATTCATTtgatgtacttcagaaagacaagctaTACTAAAGCCTAACAATTACTTCGATGTGACTGACAGTCATTCCAacctaaaaaaagaaatgtcgATAAATTGATTTTCGCGCTAATTTCGTACAGCCATAAACAATTCTCTCGGAATTTCCATAATACacctcacagattgaccgatatacctaggggcttgaacagttttggttggatttggacaattgtTTATTATAAGGAGGCATGCGTTAAAGGCATTATAAGTTGGCGTGGCTGTAGTCCGAGTTCGCTATTTTCGCCGAAAGCGGTCAGTCg
It includes:
- the LOC126756021 gene encoding ficolin-1-like, whose translation is MCRQQWFSLLLALLLIYCGLGASTASIAGNDDLCKKYLPSNCNEAVHLAGSKAKSGIYKIGLPLPQGAVKEFYVNCLLDPLGGEAWTLIQRRQDKSIDFYRGWKEYKNGFGNLNTNFFIGLDKLHAITESQLHELWIELKDFDGVEKHAMYDSIAIADESQKYALNILGTYSGTAGDALTEPHGGAKFSTFDQNNSERGVNCADLYKGAWWYGKNGCHKSNLNGLYHNGYFDTYAEGIVWSNWHGFNYSLKYVHMAIRPKDLRIGNELVN